One genomic segment of Ricinus communis isolate WT05 ecotype wild-type chromosome 3, ASM1957865v1, whole genome shotgun sequence includes these proteins:
- the LOC8275872 gene encoding protein NRT1/ PTR FAMILY 6.2 isoform X1, with product MDGKMSWAVADAVDYKGFPADRSKTGGWLPAALVLGIEVCERLSTMGIGVNLVTYLIGTMHLPSATSANVVTDFMGTSFLLCLLGGFLADSFLGRYKTIAIFALVQTLGTGMLAAITKIPQLRPPPCNTNNSCVQANGFQMGILYLALYLIALGTGGLKSSVSGFGTDQFDEKDEKEKSQMNYFFHRFFFFISIGTLMAVTVLVYVQDEVGRSWGYGICSVSMFVAILIFLSGTKRYRYKKSSGSPIVHIFQVIAAAVKKRHMDLPYNVSLLYENTLEAARIQHTDQFHFLDKAAIVAEGDFANGGTTPNPWKLCPVTRVEEVKMMVSMLPIWATTILFWTTYAQMITFSVEQASTMERSIGSFQIPAGSLTVFFVAAILISLAAYDRIIMPLWKTWKGKPGFTNLQRISIGLVLSTLGMAAAALVERKRLSVAKAVGGDTLTLPISVFLLIPQFFLVGAGEAFIYTGQLDFFITQSPKGMKTMSTGLFLTTLSLGFFVSSFLVMVVKRVTGSNGGGQGWLADNINYGRLDCFYGLLAVLGVVNFVVYLICALWYKPRNSAKSAALQMENVGNGSLAEEKC from the exons ATG GATGGAAAGATGAGTTGGGCTGTTGCTGATGCTGTAGACTATAAAGGTTTCCCTGCAGACAGATCTAAAACTGGTGGTTGGTTGCCTGCAGCCCTTGTTCTAG GGATTGAAGTATGCGAGAGGCTTTCAACTATGGGAATaggagtgaatctggtgacaTATTTGATTGGAACAATGCATCTGCCAAGTGCAACTTCAGCTAATGTAGTGACAGACTTTATGGGCACATCTTTTCTCTTGTGCTTGCTTGGAGGCTTTCTTGCGGACTCTTTCTTAGGCAGATACAAGACTATTGCCATATTTGCTCTCGTACAAACACTA GGAACTGGGATGCTAGCTGCTATAACTAAGATTCCACAGCTAAGGCCACCTCCTTGCAACACCAACAATTCATGTGTGCAAGCAAATGGATTCCAAATGggaattttatatttggctTTATATCTAATTGCATTAGGTACTGGAGGCCTAAAATCAAGTGTTTCAGGATTTGGAACCGACCAATTTGACGAGAAAGATGAAAAGGAGAAATCCCAGATGAACTATTTCTTTCACaggttcttcttcttcattagCATAGGAACTTTAATGGCAGTTACGGTGCTTGTCTATGTACAAGATGAAGTTGGTCGAAGCTGGGGTTATGGAATCTGTTCTGTCTCAATGTTTGTAGCCATCTTGATATTCTTGTCTGGGACTAAAAGATACAGATACAAGAAGAGCTCAGGAAGCCCCATAGTTCACATTTTCCAAGTTATAGCTGCTGCTGTAAAGAAGAGACATATGGATTTGCCATACAATGTCAGCTTACTGTATGAGAATACTCTAGAGGCCGCAAGAATCCAACATACCGACCAGTTCCA TTTCTTGGATAAGGCAGCCATAGTTGCAGAAGGAGATTTTGCAAACGGCGGGACTACTCCAAATCCATGGAAGCTATGCCCAGTGACAAGGGTGGAAGAAGTGAAGATGATGGTGAGCATGTTGCCAATCTGGGCCACAACCATTCTATTCTGGACCACATATGCACAGATGATCACATTCTCAGTCGAGCAAGCATCCACCATGGAAAGATCAATTGGAAGTTTCCAGATTCCAGCTGGCTCTCTAACTGTATTCTTTGTGGCTGCTATTTTGATTTCACTTGCCGCCTATGATCGTATAATCATGCCTCTTTGGAAAACATGGAAAGGCAAACCAG GTTTCACGAACCTACAAAGAATAAGCATTGGTCTAGTTCTTTCTACACTGGGAATGGCGGCAGCAGCACTAGTCGAAAGAAAACGTTTATCAGTAGCCAAAGCAGTCGGCGGCGACACATTAACCCTACCCATAAGTGTGTTCTTATTGATACCACAGTTCTTCTTAGTGGGTGCAGGTGAAGCCTTCATATACACAGGCCAACTTGATTTCTTCATAACACAGTCACCGAAAGGGATGAAAACAATGAGCACTGGCCTCTTTCTCACAACTCTTTCTCTCGGTTTCTTCGTTAGTAGCTTCTTGGTCATGGTAGTGAAGAGGGTTACAGGAAGCAACGGAGGTGGCCAAGGATGGTTAGCTGATAACATAAACTATGGAAGGCTTGACTGTTTTTATGGACTTCTCGCAGTGCTTGGTGTTGTAAATTTTGTTGTGTATCTTATTTGTGCTTTATGGTATAAGCCTAGAAACAGTGCTAAATCAGCTGCTTTGCAGATGGAAAATGTTGGTAATGGATCTTTAGCTGAGGAGAAGTGCTAG
- the LOC8275872 gene encoding protein NRT1/ PTR FAMILY 6.2 isoform X2: MGIGVNLVTYLIGTMHLPSATSANVVTDFMGTSFLLCLLGGFLADSFLGRYKTIAIFALVQTLGTGMLAAITKIPQLRPPPCNTNNSCVQANGFQMGILYLALYLIALGTGGLKSSVSGFGTDQFDEKDEKEKSQMNYFFHRFFFFISIGTLMAVTVLVYVQDEVGRSWGYGICSVSMFVAILIFLSGTKRYRYKKSSGSPIVHIFQVIAAAVKKRHMDLPYNVSLLYENTLEAARIQHTDQFHFLDKAAIVAEGDFANGGTTPNPWKLCPVTRVEEVKMMVSMLPIWATTILFWTTYAQMITFSVEQASTMERSIGSFQIPAGSLTVFFVAAILISLAAYDRIIMPLWKTWKGKPGFTNLQRISIGLVLSTLGMAAAALVERKRLSVAKAVGGDTLTLPISVFLLIPQFFLVGAGEAFIYTGQLDFFITQSPKGMKTMSTGLFLTTLSLGFFVSSFLVMVVKRVTGSNGGGQGWLADNINYGRLDCFYGLLAVLGVVNFVVYLICALWYKPRNSAKSAALQMENVGNGSLAEEKC; the protein is encoded by the exons ATGGGAATaggagtgaatctggtgacaTATTTGATTGGAACAATGCATCTGCCAAGTGCAACTTCAGCTAATGTAGTGACAGACTTTATGGGCACATCTTTTCTCTTGTGCTTGCTTGGAGGCTTTCTTGCGGACTCTTTCTTAGGCAGATACAAGACTATTGCCATATTTGCTCTCGTACAAACACTA GGAACTGGGATGCTAGCTGCTATAACTAAGATTCCACAGCTAAGGCCACCTCCTTGCAACACCAACAATTCATGTGTGCAAGCAAATGGATTCCAAATGggaattttatatttggctTTATATCTAATTGCATTAGGTACTGGAGGCCTAAAATCAAGTGTTTCAGGATTTGGAACCGACCAATTTGACGAGAAAGATGAAAAGGAGAAATCCCAGATGAACTATTTCTTTCACaggttcttcttcttcattagCATAGGAACTTTAATGGCAGTTACGGTGCTTGTCTATGTACAAGATGAAGTTGGTCGAAGCTGGGGTTATGGAATCTGTTCTGTCTCAATGTTTGTAGCCATCTTGATATTCTTGTCTGGGACTAAAAGATACAGATACAAGAAGAGCTCAGGAAGCCCCATAGTTCACATTTTCCAAGTTATAGCTGCTGCTGTAAAGAAGAGACATATGGATTTGCCATACAATGTCAGCTTACTGTATGAGAATACTCTAGAGGCCGCAAGAATCCAACATACCGACCAGTTCCA TTTCTTGGATAAGGCAGCCATAGTTGCAGAAGGAGATTTTGCAAACGGCGGGACTACTCCAAATCCATGGAAGCTATGCCCAGTGACAAGGGTGGAAGAAGTGAAGATGATGGTGAGCATGTTGCCAATCTGGGCCACAACCATTCTATTCTGGACCACATATGCACAGATGATCACATTCTCAGTCGAGCAAGCATCCACCATGGAAAGATCAATTGGAAGTTTCCAGATTCCAGCTGGCTCTCTAACTGTATTCTTTGTGGCTGCTATTTTGATTTCACTTGCCGCCTATGATCGTATAATCATGCCTCTTTGGAAAACATGGAAAGGCAAACCAG GTTTCACGAACCTACAAAGAATAAGCATTGGTCTAGTTCTTTCTACACTGGGAATGGCGGCAGCAGCACTAGTCGAAAGAAAACGTTTATCAGTAGCCAAAGCAGTCGGCGGCGACACATTAACCCTACCCATAAGTGTGTTCTTATTGATACCACAGTTCTTCTTAGTGGGTGCAGGTGAAGCCTTCATATACACAGGCCAACTTGATTTCTTCATAACACAGTCACCGAAAGGGATGAAAACAATGAGCACTGGCCTCTTTCTCACAACTCTTTCTCTCGGTTTCTTCGTTAGTAGCTTCTTGGTCATGGTAGTGAAGAGGGTTACAGGAAGCAACGGAGGTGGCCAAGGATGGTTAGCTGATAACATAAACTATGGAAGGCTTGACTGTTTTTATGGACTTCTCGCAGTGCTTGGTGTTGTAAATTTTGTTGTGTATCTTATTTGTGCTTTATGGTATAAGCCTAGAAACAGTGCTAAATCAGCTGCTTTGCAGATGGAAAATGTTGGTAATGGATCTTTAGCTGAGGAGAAGTGCTAG
- the LOC8275902 gene encoding pentatricopeptide repeat-containing protein At4g32430, mitochondrial, translating to MITRQIYCKTLRKFSKQRSFTSENLHTYNNAYQLLDKNSQPNSVSIHRSMLDSIHKNLPFQALKIFKKNIQFDFFNSIDEVTIALALKSCCGDKLLGSQIHGFAITSGLYSFITVPNSLMNMYCKSGQFTHALCIFETLNDPDIVSWNTVLSGFQRSEEALNFALKMNSNGVVFDAVTYTTVLAFCSRIEEFLFGLQLHSCILKVGLDCEVFVGNALITMYSRWGCLLEAGRVFEEMQTTDLVSWNAIISGYTQAGIYGLEAISIFIEMVRRGIKLDHVSFTSAISACGHERNLEVGRQVHGLSIKRGYGKHVSVGNVLISTYSKCEIIEDAKLVFQNMLERNVVSWTTMISIDEENAVSFFNEMRYDEVDPNDVTFVGLIHAITIGDLVESGKTVHGFCIKSGFSLEPSVQNSFITMYAKFGSAEDSMKVFEELNYREIITWNALISGYAQNGLSQEAIITFFSALAESKPNQYTFGSVLSAIGAAEDISLKHGQMCHAQIMKLGFNSDPVVSSTLLDMYAKRGSICESQRVFAEAPQRSQFAWTAIISAYARHGDYESVMNWFEKMEEEGVRPDSITFLSVIAACGRKGMVDMGQHLFDSMIKNYQIEPSSEHYACMVDMLGRAGRLKEAEELVSCIPGGPGLSVLQSLLGACRIHGNVEMGERVADALISMEPTESGSYVLMSNLYAEKGQWKDVAKVRKGMREKGVKKEVGFSWVDVGDIDASLTLHAFSSGDKSHPQSEEICRIADCLGSEMKFLRDSLVKDGDFKAPQEGSSNFVLIDFEM from the coding sequence ATGATTACCCGCCAAATTTATTGCAAAACCCTACGCAAATTCTCCAAGCAACGGTCTTTTACTAGTGAAAACCTTCATACTTATAACAATGCATACCAACTGCTCGACAAAAATTCCCAGCCAAATTCCGTTTCTATTCACCGATCCATGCTCGATTCTATACACAAAAATCTCCCATTTCAAGCGCTTAAAATCTTCAAGAAAAACattcagtttgattttttcaACAGCATTGATGAAGTTACTATTGCCTTGGCACTCAAATCTTGCTGTGGTGACAAATTACTTGGGTCTCAAATCCATGGTTTTGCTATTACTTCTGgactttattcatttattacaGTACCCAATTCGCTAATGAATATGTACTGCAAGTCTGGGCAGTTTACTCACGCTTTATGTATTTTTGAGACTTTAAATGACCCTGATATTGTTTCTTGGAACACTGTGCTTTCGGGATTTCAACGGAGTGAAGAAGCTTTAAATTTTGCTTTGAAAATGAATTcaaatggggttgtttttgaTGCTGTAACTTACACTACTGTTCTTGCCTTTTGTTCAAGAATTGAAGAGTTTCTTTTTGGATTACAGTTGCATTCTTGTATATTGAAAGTTGGATTAGATTGTGAAGTTTTTGTTGGGAATGCGCTTATAACCATGTATTCAAGATGGGGATGTTTATTGGAGGCTGGAAGAGTTTTTGAGGAAATGCAAACTACGGATTTGGTTTCATGGAATGCAATTATATCTGGGTATACTCAGGCAGGAATTTATGGTTTAGAAGCGATTTCGATTTTTATTGAAATGGTTAGAAGAGGAATAAAACTTGATCATGTTTCATTTACAAGTGCAATTTCAGCTTGTGGTCATGAGAGAAACTTAGAGGTTGGGAGACAGGTACATGGTTTGAGTATAAAAAGAGGATATGGGAAACATGTTTCGGTTGGCAATGTTCTCATCTCAACGTACTCAAAGTGTGAGATTATTGAGGATGCTAAATTGGTGTTTCAAAATATGCTTGAGCGCAATGTAGTCTCATGGACTACAATGATATCTATTGATGAAGAAAATGCTGTGTCTTTCTTTAATGAGATGAGATATGATGAGGTTGATCCTAATGATGTGACATTTGTTGGTTTAATACATGCTATAACAATTGGCGATTTGGTGGAATCAGGCAAGACAGTTCATGGGTTTTGTATAAAGAGTGGTTTTTCATTAGAACCAAGTGTTCAAAATAGTTTCATCACTATGTATGCTAAGTTTGGATCTGCGGAGGACTCTATGAAGGTTTTTGAGGAGCTTAATTACAGAGAGATCATAACATGGAATGCTTTAATTTCTGGGTATGCACAAAATGGATTGTCTCAAGAAGCTATCATCACATTCTTCTCAGCACTTGCAGAATCAAAGCCCAACCAATACACGTTTGGCAGTGTCTTGAGTGCAATTGGTGCTGCTGAGGACATATCTTTGAAACATGGTCAAATGTGCCACGCTCAAATAATGAAACTTGGATTCAATAGTGATCCCGTTGTTTCTAGTACTCTCCTTGACATGTATGCAAAGCGTGGTAGTATATGTGAGTCTCAAAGAGTCTTTGCTGAGGCACCTCAGAGAAGCCAATTTGCCTGGACAGCAATCATCTCTGCATATGCAAGGCACGGGGATTATGAATCAGTTATGAATTGGTTTGAAAAGATGGAGGAAGAAGGGGTGAGACCCGACTCAATCACATTCCTTTCAGTAATTGCAGCATGTGGAAGAAAGGGGATGGTTGATATGGGCCAACATCTCTTTGATTCAATGATCAAAAACTATCAGATTGAACCATCATCAGAGCACTATGCTTGTATGGTGGACATGTTAGGCCGTGCAGGGAGACTAAAGGAGGCAGAGGAGCTAGTGAGTTGTATTCCTGGAGGGCCAGGATTATCTGTATTGCAAAGCTTGTTAGGGGCTTGTAGGATACATGGAAATGTCGAAATGGGAGAGAGGGTAGCTGATGCTTTGATATCAATGGAACCAACAGAGTCCGGTTCATATGTGTTGATGTCCAACTTGTATGCTGAAAAGGGACAATGGAAAGATGTGGCGAAGGTAAGAAAAGGAATGAGAGAAAAGGGAGTGAAGAAGGAAGTAGGGTTTAGTTGGGTGGATGTTGGTGATATTGATGCATCCTTGACTTTGCATGCCTTTTCATCAGGAGATAAATCCCACCCACAATCTGAGGAGATATGTAGGATTGCAGACTGCCTGGGATCAGAAATGAAGTTCTTAAGAGATAGCCTCGTTAAAGATGGAGACTTTAAAGCCCCTCAAGAGGGGAGCAGCAATTTTGTACTGATAGATTTTGAAATGTAA
- the LOC8275870 gene encoding NHP2-like protein 1, with protein sequence MTGEAVNPKAYPLADAQLTITILDLVQQAANYKQLKKGANEATKTLNRGISEFVVMAADTEPLEILLHLPLLAEDKNVPYVFVPSKQALGRACGVTRPVIACSVTTNEGSQLKTQIQQLKDAIEKLLI encoded by the exons ATG ACAGGAGAAGCGGTGAACCCAAAAGCATACCCACTTGCAGATGCACAGCTGACTATCACAATACTGGATCTTGTTCAACAAGCTGCTAATTACAAGCAACTCAAAAAAGGAGCTAATGAAG CTACTAAGACCCTTAATAGGGGTATCTCAGAGTTTGTTGTGATGGCCGCCGATACTGAGCCCCTTGAGATTCTTCTCCATCTTCCTTTGCTTGCCGAAGATAAG AACGTGCCCTATGTATTTGTCCCTTCAAAGCAAGCACTTGGCCGAGCTTGTGGTGTTACAAGACCTGTCATTGCTTGTTCTGTGACAACAAACGAGGGAAGCCAACTAAAGACCCAGATACAGCAACTCAAG GATGCTATTGAGAAGCTCTTGATATGA
- the LOC8275869 gene encoding signal peptidase complex catalytic subunit SEC11C-like isoform X2 — translation MGWIGKIIDSIKSTQIRQGDILFLHMSKDPIRIGEIVVFNIDGCDIPIVHRVIEVHERKDTRDADILTKDDDRVFYAYGQYWLKSQHIMGRAVGFLPYVGWVTIVMTEKPLIKYV, via the exons atggGGTGGATAGGGAAGATCATTGACTCAATCAAATCTACTCAGATCAGACAA GGTGATATTTTGTTCTTACATATGAGCAAGGATCCTATTCGGATAGGGGAGATTGTTGTGTTTAACATAGAT GGATGTGATATTCCAATTGTCCATCGAGTAATTGAG GTACATGAGCGAAAAGATACCAGAGATGCTGATATCCTCACAAAAG ATGATGACAGAGTTTTTTATGCTTACGGCCAGTATTGGTTGAAGTCACAACATATCATGGGAAGAGCTGTTGG GTTTTTGCCTTATGTTGGTTGGGTGACAATTGTCATGACTGAGAAGCCACTTATCAAG TACGTATAA
- the LOC8275869 gene encoding signal peptidase complex catalytic subunit SEC11C-like isoform X1, translated as MFASMIVTSALIVWKTLMCITGTLLLLCLLSMEPAFQRGDILFLHMSKDPIRIGEIVVFNIDGCDIPIVHRVIEVHERKDTRDADILTKDDDRVFYAYGQYWLKSQHIMGRAVGFLPYVGWVTIVMTEKPLIKYV; from the exons ATGTTTGCAAGTATGATTGTGACTTCAGCACTAATTGTATGGAAGACATTGATGTGTATAACTGGTACTCTGTTGTTGTTGTGCTTACTAAGTATGGAACCTGCTTTCCAGCGA GGTGATATTTTGTTCTTACATATGAGCAAGGATCCTATTCGGATAGGGGAGATTGTTGTGTTTAACATAGAT GGATGTGATATTCCAATTGTCCATCGAGTAATTGAG GTACATGAGCGAAAAGATACCAGAGATGCTGATATCCTCACAAAAG ATGATGACAGAGTTTTTTATGCTTACGGCCAGTATTGGTTGAAGTCACAACATATCATGGGAAGAGCTGTTGG GTTTTTGCCTTATGTTGGTTGGGTGACAATTGTCATGACTGAGAAGCCACTTATCAAG TACGTATAA
- the LOC8275868 gene encoding chaperone protein dnaJ 49: MDGNKDDALKCLKIGKDALESGDKTRALKFIAKARRLDPTLSVDDLLSGIEKDPSFDQTANGPASTTSSTTTATSNEPKVRQRVPSTGPSSAASATSSTSTYTEEQITIVRQIKKKKDFYDILGLEKTCTVDDVRKAYRKLSLKVHPDKNKAPGAEEAFKAVSKAFQCLSNEESRKKYDVTGSDEPLYERRATRHHHGGYNGYYDDFDPDEIFRQFFFGGMPPATTQFRSFNFGGGMGPRTADNASGFNMRPLIQLLPVLVILLLNFLPSSEPIYSLSRSYPYEYRLTTQKGVNFYVRSTKFEQDYPLGTHERATLEAKVERDYVSVLSQNCRFELQRQQWGFVRETPHCEMLQQFQSGASTA; the protein is encoded by the coding sequence ATGGATGGGAACAAGGATGATGCCTTGAAGTGCTTGAAAATCGGCAAAGATGCTTTGGAATCCGGTGATAAAACTCGTGCTTTAAAGTTCATCGCTAAAGCGCGCCGTCTCGATCCAACACTCTCTGTCGACGATCTTTTATCAGGGATTGAGAAAGATCCATCTTTTGATCAAACGGCTAATGGACCCGCTAGCACAACATCATCGACAACAACAGCGACCAGTAATGAACCAAAGGTACGCCAGCGGGTTCCCTCCACTGGGCCATCATCAGCTGCCTCTGCCACGTCTTCTACCTCCACGTATACGGAGGAGCAGATTACGATCGTGAggcaaattaagaaaaagaaagatttttatgatattttggGGTTGGAGAAAACTTGTACTGTTGATGATGTGAGAAAAGCTTATCGGAAGTTATCTCTTAAAGTACATCCTGATAAGAATAAGGCTCCTGGAGCTGAAGAAGCATTTAAAGCTGTTTCCAAGGCATTTCAGTGTCTTAGTAATGAGGAGAGCAGGAAAAAGTATGATGTCACTGGAAGTGATGAGCCTCTTTATGAGAGAAGAGCTACTAGGCATCATCATGGAGGGTATAATGGGTATTATGATGATTTTGATCCTGATGAGATCTTTAGGCAATTTTTCTTTGGAGGAATGCCTCCTGCGACTACCCAATTCAGGAGTTTTAATTTTGGAGGAGGTATGGGGCCGAGAACAGCTGATAATGCATCTGGGTTCAATATGCGTCCATTGATTCAGTTACTGCCTGTTCTTGTTATTTtgcttttgaattttttgCCATCTTCGGAGCCTATTTACTCGCTTTCCAGATCATATCCTTATGAGTATAGGCTTACTACTCAGAAAGGGGTTAACTTTTATGTGAGGAGTACTAAGTTTGAGCAGGATTATCCACTAGGTACCCATGAAAGGGCAACTTTGGAAGCCAAAGTGGAGAGAGATTATGTGTCTGTTCTTTCTCAGAATTGCAGGTTTGAATTGCAGAGGCAGCAGTGGGGTTTTGTACGGGAGACTCCTCATTGCGAAATGTTGCAGCAGTTTCAATCTGGGGCCTCGACGGCCTGA